One Brevibacterium spongiae DNA segment encodes these proteins:
- the aceA gene encoding isocitrate lyase — protein sequence MTENTTQSNLHDAEAIRRDWATNARWSGVARDYEPEDVVKLRGSLIEEHTLARHGAERLWNQITSSDIKSGEYVNALGALTGNQAVEQVKAGLNAIYLSGWQVAADANAAGQTYPDQSIYPANSVPQVVRRINNALMRADQIESSEGNKKVDDWFAPIVADAEAGFGGSINVYELMRSMIAAGAAGVHFEDQLGSEKKCGHLGGKVLVPTSQHIRTLNAARLAADVENVPSLVIARTDAEAATLMTSDIDERDQRFVTGERTSEGFYKITNGIEAGIARGLNFAPYADLLWMETSTPDLEAAKQFADAIHAEYPDQMLAYNCSPSFNWRKHLDDATIAKFQRELGAMGYKFQFITLAGFHALNYSMFDLAHGYAREQMKAYVDLQEREFAAEERGYTATRHQREVGTGYFDLVSTALNPESSTTALAGSTETAQFH from the coding sequence ATGACTGAGAACACCACGCAGAGCAACCTGCACGATGCTGAAGCCATCCGCCGCGACTGGGCGACCAACGCCCGCTGGTCGGGAGTCGCTCGTGACTACGAGCCCGAGGATGTCGTCAAACTGCGCGGATCTCTGATCGAGGAGCACACGCTGGCCCGCCACGGTGCCGAGCGCCTGTGGAACCAGATCACCTCCAGCGACATCAAGTCCGGCGAGTACGTCAACGCACTCGGCGCACTGACCGGCAACCAGGCCGTCGAGCAGGTCAAGGCCGGCCTCAACGCCATCTACCTCTCCGGCTGGCAGGTCGCCGCCGACGCGAACGCCGCCGGACAGACCTACCCCGATCAGTCGATCTACCCGGCCAACTCGGTGCCGCAGGTCGTTCGCCGCATCAACAACGCTCTGATGCGCGCCGACCAGATCGAGAGCTCGGAAGGCAACAAGAAGGTCGACGACTGGTTCGCTCCGATCGTCGCTGACGCGGAAGCCGGCTTCGGCGGTTCGATCAACGTCTACGAACTCATGCGCTCGATGATCGCGGCCGGCGCCGCCGGTGTGCACTTCGAGGATCAGCTCGGTTCCGAGAAGAAGTGCGGCCACCTCGGCGGCAAGGTCCTCGTTCCGACCTCGCAGCACATCCGCACCCTCAACGCGGCTCGCCTGGCGGCCGACGTCGAGAACGTGCCCAGCCTCGTCATCGCCCGCACCGACGCCGAGGCGGCCACGCTCATGACCTCGGACATCGATGAGCGCGATCAGCGCTTCGTCACCGGCGAACGCACCTCCGAGGGCTTCTACAAGATCACGAACGGCATCGAAGCAGGCATCGCCCGCGGACTGAACTTCGCACCGTACGCGGATCTGCTGTGGATGGAGACCTCCACTCCCGACCTCGAAGCTGCCAAGCAGTTCGCGGACGCGATCCACGCGGAGTACCCGGACCAGATGCTGGCCTACAACTGCTCGCCGTCGTTCAACTGGCGCAAGCACCTCGACGATGCGACCATCGCGAAGTTCCAGCGTGAGCTCGGCGCCATGGGCTACAAGTTCCAGTTCATCACCCTGGCCGGCTTCCACGCGCTCAACTACTCGATGTTCGACCTGGCACACGGCTACGCCCGTGAGCAGATGAAGGCCTACGTCGACCTGCAGGAGCGCGAGTTCGCCGCCGAAGAGCGCGGATACACCGCAACCCGCCACCAGCGCGAGGTCGGCACCGGCTACTTCGATCTGGTCTCGACGGCACTCAACCCTGAGTCCTCGACCACCGCTCTGGCCGGCTCGACCGAAACCGCTCAGTTCCACTGA
- a CDS encoding IS110 family transposase has translation MSIISHLYAFVVGVDTHAKNHVYAVLTNTGEQVDTREFPTSKAGLARALDWVGRRTGGDQDTLWVIEGIGTYGAILAETVAETGYTVAEAASMSARDRHATGKDDRIDAYRVAHTVLSMDESRLRCPRQADGPRQGLRILVKARQSMTQEKTRTINALTGLLRANDLGIDARRKLSVAKIRTVAKWRARNEPVARVEARREAIRLAKRVIELDADIKDYATRILALVKDSPAAVLLEQPGIGAITAAVFYLAWSHPGRVHSEAAFAKLAGTNPIPASSGNVVRFRLNRSGDRQLNSALYMVAITKLSFDERTRAYMAKRLGEGKSKKETIRCIKRYVARNVYRLLEATSVRCEAA, from the coding sequence ATGTCTATCATCTCGCATTTGTACGCGTTTGTCGTCGGCGTCGACACCCACGCGAAGAACCACGTCTACGCCGTGCTCACCAACACCGGTGAGCAAGTCGATACCCGCGAATTCCCCACCAGCAAGGCCGGCCTGGCCAGGGCCTTGGACTGGGTCGGTCGCCGTACCGGCGGGGACCAGGACACCCTGTGGGTCATCGAGGGCATCGGCACCTACGGAGCGATCCTGGCCGAGACCGTCGCCGAAACAGGCTACACGGTCGCCGAGGCCGCCAGCATGAGTGCCCGCGACCGCCATGCCACCGGCAAGGACGACCGCATCGATGCTTACAGGGTCGCTCACACCGTCCTATCAATGGACGAGTCGCGACTGCGTTGTCCCCGGCAGGCCGATGGTCCGCGCCAGGGACTGCGGATCCTGGTCAAGGCCCGCCAGTCCATGACCCAGGAGAAAACCCGGACGATCAATGCGCTGACCGGCCTGTTGCGGGCCAATGACCTCGGGATTGATGCGCGCCGGAAACTGTCTGTGGCCAAGATCCGCACGGTCGCGAAGTGGCGGGCTCGCAACGAGCCTGTGGCACGGGTAGAAGCGCGCCGGGAAGCGATCCGGTTAGCCAAACGCGTGATCGAACTCGATGCCGATATCAAGGACTACGCCACCCGGATCCTGGCCTTGGTCAAAGACAGCCCGGCGGCTGTGCTGCTGGAACAACCCGGCATCGGTGCGATCACCGCGGCCGTGTTCTACCTGGCATGGTCGCATCCCGGGCGGGTGCATTCCGAGGCTGCGTTCGCGAAGTTGGCGGGGACGAATCCGATCCCGGCATCGTCGGGCAACGTGGTGAGATTCCGGCTTAACCGCAGTGGAGATCGTCAGTTGAATTCCGCGTTGTACATGGTGGCCATCACTAAGCTTTCCTTCGATGAGAGGACGCGGGCGTACATGGCTAAACGGCTCGGGGAAGGGAAGTCGAAGAAGGAGACGATTCGGTGCATCAAGCGGTATGTGGCCCGGAATGTGTATCGGCTTCTCGAGGCGACGAGCGTGAGGTGCGAGGCCGCTTGA
- a CDS encoding IS3 family transposase: MKARIVASLKADYPLPLLLQVAGLARSTFFYHQKRFDVRPDPYAQVRTLIEDIFEKSHKRYGHRKIWAVLVKQGITIAKKTVLRLMRDMGLQTEVRKKKFDSHRGTVGAVADNVLNREFTADEPNEKWVSDVTEFAVEDKKLYLSPVIDLFDAGVVSYSMSTSPNTALTNESLMRACQGLRPGQTPLVHTDQGFQYQHVSWASILAKHGATPSMSRKGNCWDNAMAENFFGQLKSEMFYLQKFDTVEDLKAAINEYIHWYNYERISTRLGDLAPMEYRNKTAKDGEPIYELC; the protein is encoded by the coding sequence GTGAAAGCACGCATTGTTGCCAGTCTCAAGGCAGACTATCCACTGCCATTGCTGCTGCAGGTCGCGGGTTTGGCCCGGTCGACGTTCTTCTACCACCAGAAACGATTCGACGTGAGACCCGACCCATACGCGCAGGTGAGAACCCTCATCGAGGACATCTTCGAGAAGAGTCACAAACGCTACGGGCACCGCAAGATCTGGGCTGTCTTGGTCAAACAGGGCATCACGATCGCGAAGAAGACCGTACTGCGATTAATGCGTGACATGGGTCTGCAGACCGAGGTGCGGAAGAAGAAATTCGACTCCCATCGCGGCACGGTCGGAGCCGTTGCTGACAACGTACTCAATCGGGAGTTCACCGCTGATGAACCGAACGAGAAATGGGTTTCCGACGTCACGGAATTCGCTGTTGAAGACAAGAAACTGTATCTGTCACCAGTGATCGATCTGTTCGATGCCGGTGTGGTGTCGTACTCGATGTCGACGTCACCGAACACGGCATTGACGAACGAGTCGCTGATGCGAGCCTGTCAGGGACTGCGTCCCGGGCAGACACCGCTGGTGCACACGGACCAGGGGTTTCAGTACCAGCACGTGTCCTGGGCGTCGATTCTAGCTAAGCATGGTGCTACACCGTCGATGTCGCGGAAGGGAAACTGCTGGGATAACGCGATGGCGGAGAACTTCTTCGGGCAGTTGAAGTCCGAGATGTTCTATCTGCAGAAGTTCGACACGGTCGAGGACCTCAAAGCCGCGATCAATGAGTACATTCATTGGTATAACTACGAAAGGATCTCGACACGACTTGGCGATCTTGCCCCGATGGAATATCGGAACAAGACCGCCAAGGATGGTGAGCCTATTTACGAACTATGCTGA
- a CDS encoding FAD-dependent oxidoreductase gives MSISRVAIVGAGILGAAAACEVAKRFPDAEITVFDKAESVAAHQSGHTPGIVDSGLDQKPGSAEAKLTRRGLELLIPYMAEAGVPYRECGQLLIAQNTDEAERLEEIFARAKDNEVPGARLLERHEIGAVEPAVRGVLGLFSPHAAIADFSALTAALASDVRAAGGTFRFGTEVTGFDTMSSEVRLRGRPVPADDSPTGDGVAAGESDEDDRGANTAGERGGSGKDAVDDRGGRDDQVHDRDQRDEQVHDRPRTYRGDEGREPVIGIADELRDRFGQQDWFKQAESTLGEWTQKVSDAWANRDGSRIGDSGSRTGDAPGGRSRSEAPAEEVLGTFDIVIVCAGLQADRLAVSAGLDAEPRIVPFTSDFYRSPATDTEVVRGIIGSVPDLQAPFTETSIVRGLDDGLILGPNTFVALGREAYDRHGFDLADITSTARSKGFWKFAAQTAKTAARGVKPMVSKTAFVDGIRRFVPELDPNAVAPGTRGVRAQAMTAEGELIDELTMTRRGRLTVVRSVPRWAATSALAIAETIVDRAFENSAR, from the coding sequence ATGAGTATTTCACGAGTGGCCATCGTCGGTGCCGGCATCCTCGGCGCCGCCGCCGCCTGCGAAGTCGCCAAGCGGTTCCCCGACGCCGAGATCACCGTCTTCGACAAAGCCGAGTCCGTCGCTGCACATCAGAGCGGTCACACCCCCGGAATCGTCGACTCCGGACTCGACCAGAAGCCCGGCTCAGCGGAGGCGAAACTCACCCGACGAGGTCTCGAGCTGCTCATTCCCTATATGGCTGAGGCAGGAGTTCCCTACCGGGAATGCGGGCAGCTGCTCATCGCCCAGAACACCGATGAGGCCGAGCGCCTCGAAGAGATCTTCGCCCGCGCCAAAGACAATGAGGTTCCAGGCGCCAGACTGCTCGAGCGTCACGAGATCGGAGCCGTCGAGCCAGCTGTCAGAGGAGTCCTCGGGCTCTTCTCACCCCATGCAGCCATCGCCGACTTCTCGGCGCTCACCGCAGCGCTCGCCTCCGATGTGCGCGCCGCCGGAGGGACATTCCGCTTCGGAACCGAGGTCACCGGATTCGACACCATGAGCAGCGAAGTCCGACTGCGCGGGCGCCCGGTTCCGGCAGATGACTCGCCGACGGGGGACGGGGTCGCAGCCGGAGAATCAGACGAGGACGACCGTGGTGCGAACACGGCCGGCGAACGGGGCGGGTCGGGTAAGGATGCCGTCGATGACCGAGGCGGCCGCGACGACCAGGTCCACGACCGCGACCAACGCGACGAACAGGTCCATGACCGTCCGCGCACCTATCGCGGAGACGAGGGCCGCGAACCCGTCATCGGCATTGCAGACGAGCTGCGCGATCGCTTCGGACAGCAGGATTGGTTCAAGCAGGCCGAATCGACTCTCGGCGAGTGGACGCAGAAGGTCTCCGACGCGTGGGCGAATCGCGACGGCTCGCGCATCGGCGACTCTGGTTCACGCACCGGTGACGCTCCCGGCGGCAGGTCGCGCAGCGAAGCGCCAGCCGAGGAAGTGCTCGGCACCTTCGACATCGTCATCGTCTGCGCCGGTCTCCAGGCCGATCGCCTCGCGGTCTCTGCGGGACTCGATGCCGAACCGAGGATCGTGCCCTTCACCAGCGACTTCTACCGAAGCCCGGCCACCGACACCGAGGTGGTCCGCGGCATCATCGGGTCCGTTCCCGACCTGCAGGCCCCGTTCACCGAAACCTCGATCGTCCGGGGACTCGACGACGGACTCATCCTCGGACCGAACACCTTCGTCGCTCTCGGCCGTGAAGCCTACGACCGGCACGGATTCGACCTCGCCGACATCACCTCGACTGCCCGGTCCAAGGGGTTCTGGAAGTTCGCCGCGCAGACTGCGAAGACAGCGGCCCGCGGAGTGAAGCCCATGGTGAGCAAAACCGCCTTCGTCGACGGAATCCGCCGCTTCGTCCCCGAACTCGACCCGAACGCCGTAGCGCCCGGGACCCGCGGAGTCCGAGCTCAGGCGATGACCGCCGAAGGCGAACTCATCGACGAGCTCACGATGACCAGGCGCGGCAGGCTGACCGTGGTCAGGTCCGTGCCGAGATGGGCGGCCACCTCGGCGCTGGCGATTGCCGAAACGATCGTCGATCGGGCCTTCGAGAACTCGGCCCGCTGA
- a CDS encoding DUF664 domain-containing protein — protein MAFFAPSTTDETDTAFTFLTQQCTQLKLTARGLSDEQATSTPTASSANIKGLIAHVAQVVNGWLKQVENPERVVPFEEFPAINAEIGLEGMFDSSAVPDLDIAEVVEIFERVIAGIDEVRQTVVDNSVDLGAVSATPPNPWMPQDFVMSVRWILLHLNTEVARHAGHADIIRESIDGAIAYQLNAEADGQPWPPEGMEDWS, from the coding sequence ATGGCCTTCTTCGCACCCAGCACCACCGACGAGACCGACACAGCCTTCACGTTCCTCACCCAGCAGTGCACTCAGCTCAAGCTCACCGCCCGCGGCCTCAGCGATGAGCAGGCCACCAGCACTCCGACAGCCAGTTCTGCGAACATCAAGGGCCTCATCGCCCACGTCGCACAGGTCGTCAACGGCTGGCTCAAGCAGGTCGAGAACCCCGAGCGCGTGGTCCCCTTCGAGGAGTTTCCTGCGATCAATGCCGAGATCGGCCTCGAGGGAATGTTCGACAGTTCCGCTGTTCCGGATCTCGACATCGCCGAGGTGGTGGAGATCTTCGAGCGCGTCATCGCCGGCATCGATGAGGTCCGACAGACCGTCGTCGACAACAGCGTCGACCTCGGGGCGGTGAGTGCGACCCCGCCGAATCCGTGGATGCCGCAGGACTTCGTCATGTCCGTGCGCTGGATTCTCTTGCATCTCAACACCGAGGTGGCCCGGCACGCCGGCCATGCCGACATCATCCGCGAATCCATCGACGGCGCGATCGCCTATCAGCTCAACGCCGAGGCCGATGGTCAGCCCTGGCCTCCCGAGGGCATGGAGGACTGGTCCTGA
- a CDS encoding alpha/beta hydrolase, with product MTGTSAASSSAEQTGSTSALCTWTENGRDESWLLQVDLPASSIPAEAAPGDEQEIFVDLNGVTDRRNVLGGIMTRHSARDEGGDSVDGADATRYSIELPVPRGYRGALRFLPVPRGLQDADRPTWLDVLERGFVPVGDHGLRTVTDMRRKQVLELAAPDARPLIWTGGDRPATGSRSGAGEGLSDVDEQVITLGSAPRRIWTHRPQRGPASAPVLVVFDGERFIRGGLLAAIDELVSPPSAVIAIDHAPVGNDGPDEDAAVGQRADDLVMNPRFCDDVLALVRQTAPEVSARTIVAGASYGGLAAAFFSLRHPKEFRGICLSPSFWETDDQGRRIWDLTPSTTDDDPGRLAGAPESRTLETRTATADRPTFCVDHGILETAIADSVAEATGEFAARGIDFAPRPFVGGHEYLWWRELMLVRLAEVLAE from the coding sequence ATGACCGGAACCAGTGCAGCCAGTTCTTCGGCGGAGCAGACCGGTTCGACTTCTGCCCTGTGCACGTGGACCGAAAACGGTCGTGACGAGAGTTGGTTGCTGCAGGTGGATCTGCCGGCCTCATCCATCCCCGCCGAGGCGGCTCCCGGTGACGAGCAGGAGATCTTCGTCGACCTCAACGGCGTCACCGACCGACGGAATGTGCTGGGCGGAATCATGACCCGGCACTCTGCCCGGGACGAGGGCGGCGACAGTGTCGACGGTGCCGACGCGACGAGGTATTCGATCGAGCTGCCGGTTCCGCGAGGGTATCGCGGGGCGCTTCGCTTCCTGCCCGTGCCGCGAGGACTCCAAGATGCCGACCGTCCGACCTGGCTCGATGTCCTCGAACGGGGATTCGTGCCCGTTGGTGATCACGGCCTGCGCACGGTCACGGACATGCGCAGGAAACAGGTCCTCGAGCTCGCCGCTCCCGACGCCCGACCCCTGATCTGGACCGGTGGGGACCGGCCGGCGACCGGCTCCCGCAGCGGGGCAGGCGAAGGTCTGTCCGACGTCGACGAACAGGTCATCACCCTCGGTTCCGCGCCGAGGCGGATCTGGACCCACCGACCGCAGCGAGGTCCCGCCTCGGCGCCGGTGCTCGTCGTCTTCGATGGGGAGCGGTTCATCCGCGGGGGACTGCTCGCCGCGATCGACGAACTGGTGTCCCCGCCGTCAGCGGTCATCGCCATCGACCATGCACCCGTCGGGAACGACGGCCCCGACGAGGACGCGGCCGTCGGTCAGCGCGCCGACGACCTCGTGATGAATCCGCGGTTCTGTGACGACGTGCTCGCGCTCGTTCGTCAGACGGCCCCGGAGGTCTCTGCCCGGACGATCGTCGCGGGTGCCTCGTACGGCGGACTGGCTGCGGCGTTCTTCTCGCTGCGGCATCCGAAGGAGTTCCGCGGGATCTGCCTCTCGCCGTCGTTCTGGGAAACCGACGACCAGGGGCGCAGGATCTGGGATCTCACGCCGAGCACCACCGACGATGATCCGGGCAGACTCGCAGGGGCGCCGGAGTCTCGGACGCTGGAAACCCGGACGGCGACCGCCGACCGTCCGACATTCTGTGTCGACCACGGGATTCTGGAGACGGCCATTGCGGACTCTGTCGCCGAGGCGACCGGAGAGTTCGCTGCTCGCGGCATCGACTTCGCACCTCGCCCTTTTGTCGGCGGACACGAATATCTGTGGTGGCGCGAACTCATGCTCGTCCGCCTCGCCGAAGTCCTTGCGGAATAA
- a CDS encoding helix-turn-helix domain-containing protein — MRKDCLITDEQARAAIDLFDKGHGYAATATKLDVHKPTLKLLHDRWLVRGTISVMEPHQPRRIPAETKIATAKRYLDGEHKVVLAQELGLASSRTVVDWAKKYRDKGEDAFVTPPPAKGKTARIRALDNGQDPDADPAPSKPDLMAKKTHVEDISLAEYRQLQDRLLRAEAENAYLKKLRALRQKGQL; from the coding sequence ATGCGTAAGGACTGTCTGATCACAGACGAACAAGCCAGGGCCGCGATCGACCTCTTCGACAAAGGGCACGGCTATGCCGCGACAGCCACGAAGCTCGACGTGCATAAACCCACGCTCAAACTCCTCCACGACCGGTGGCTGGTGCGTGGAACAATATCGGTCATGGAACCGCACCAGCCCCGCCGCATACCGGCAGAGACGAAGATCGCGACTGCGAAACGGTACCTCGACGGCGAACACAAAGTCGTCCTGGCTCAAGAGCTCGGTTTGGCGTCCTCGCGTACCGTGGTTGATTGGGCGAAGAAATACCGGGACAAGGGCGAAGACGCGTTCGTGACACCGCCGCCGGCCAAAGGCAAGACAGCACGAATACGAGCCCTCGACAACGGTCAGGACCCCGATGCTGATCCGGCACCGTCGAAGCCAGACCTGATGGCGAAGAAGACGCATGTCGAGGACATCAGCCTGGCCGAGTATCGGCAGCTGCAAGACCGGCTGCTGCGGGCTGAAGCGGAGAACGCTTACTTGAAAAAACTGCGGGCCTTGAGGCAAAAAGGGCAGCTGTGA
- the aceB gene encoding malate synthase A: MSYIKINAPLETGFGTVLSESALTFIAVLHDEFAGTISDLLRTRRNRQAEMNGGTLPRFKPETARIRADRSWTVAGSEGAPGLEDRRVELTGPVTETEVVAALNSQAKVWLADLEDATSPTWANIIGGQVNLYRAIRGQLPGVNNDNQPTIGLRPRGWHLPEKHLLYVDDNGTEFAASGALVDFGLYFFHNARYLIDSGSGPYFYLPKLESSQEARLWNKIFIRAQNMLGIEQGTIRATAHIETITAVFQMEEILFELREHCAGLEAAGWDYLFSVVKNLRNTTDYVLPDRERLTMDLPLMKAFTDRLVATCHRRGAHAIGTMSNLMSDHPDQEFVAAEFERMREDKAREAWQGFDGTWVADPALVPAALAVFDAALGSKPHQLENMRPDVQVTSENILDTTGLEPIVTEEGVRVNIRVAIGYMNEWLGGNGHVALENQLEDVSTAEICRSQIWQWIHHEVTLDNGQQLTRRLAERYLGEELAAMESRPDDHLDEAVEIFRTTALDEPFAEFLTMPAYTDHLVDRVSKKAAAEASVA; this comes from the coding sequence ATGTCTTACATCAAGATCAACGCGCCGCTCGAAACCGGCTTCGGCACCGTCCTCTCGGAGTCCGCACTGACCTTTATCGCCGTACTCCACGACGAGTTCGCCGGCACCATCTCCGACCTGCTGCGCACTCGCCGCAACCGTCAGGCCGAGATGAACGGCGGGACCCTCCCGCGGTTCAAGCCCGAGACCGCCCGCATCCGCGCCGACCGGTCCTGGACCGTTGCCGGCTCGGAAGGAGCCCCCGGCTTGGAAGACCGTCGTGTCGAGCTCACCGGTCCGGTCACCGAGACCGAGGTCGTCGCCGCGCTGAACTCGCAGGCCAAGGTGTGGCTCGCCGATCTCGAAGACGCCACGAGCCCGACCTGGGCCAACATCATCGGCGGACAGGTCAACCTCTACCGCGCCATCCGCGGTCAGCTGCCCGGAGTGAACAACGACAACCAGCCGACCATCGGACTGCGTCCCCGCGGTTGGCACCTGCCGGAGAAGCATCTGCTCTACGTGGATGACAACGGCACCGAGTTCGCCGCTTCCGGTGCACTGGTCGACTTCGGTCTGTACTTCTTCCACAACGCCCGCTACCTCATCGACAGCGGCTCCGGCCCGTACTTCTACCTGCCGAAGCTCGAGTCCTCGCAGGAGGCTCGCCTGTGGAACAAGATCTTCATCCGTGCGCAGAACATGCTCGGCATCGAGCAGGGCACCATCCGCGCCACCGCGCACATCGAGACGATCACCGCGGTGTTCCAGATGGAAGAGATCCTCTTCGAACTGCGTGAGCACTGCGCCGGCCTCGAAGCCGCCGGTTGGGACTACCTGTTCTCCGTGGTGAAGAACCTTCGCAACACCACCGACTACGTGCTGCCCGACCGGGAGCGCCTGACGATGGATCTGCCGCTGATGAAGGCCTTCACCGATCGCCTGGTCGCGACCTGCCACCGTCGCGGAGCACACGCCATCGGCACCATGTCGAACCTCATGTCCGACCACCCGGACCAGGAGTTCGTGGCCGCCGAGTTCGAGCGGATGCGTGAGGACAAGGCACGCGAGGCCTGGCAGGGCTTCGACGGCACCTGGGTCGCCGACCCGGCTCTCGTGCCGGCTGCCCTGGCCGTCTTCGACGCCGCACTCGGCTCGAAGCCGCACCAGCTGGAGAACATGCGTCCCGACGTGCAGGTGACCAGTGAGAACATCCTCGACACCACCGGTCTCGAGCCGATCGTCACCGAGGAGGGCGTGCGGGTGAACATCCGTGTGGCCATCGGGTACATGAACGAATGGCTCGGCGGCAACGGCCACGTGGCACTGGAGAACCAGCTCGAGGATGTGTCGACCGCGGAGATCTGCCGCTCGCAGATCTGGCAGTGGATCCACCACGAGGTGACCCTCGACAACGGCCAGCAGCTGACTCGCCGACTGGCCGAGCGCTACCTCGGTGAGGAGCTGGCAGCGATGGAGAGCCGTCCCGACGACCACCTCGACGAGGCTGTGGAGATCTTCCGCACCACGGCCCTGGACGAGCCCTTCGCCGAGTTCCTCACGATGCCGGCCTACACCGACCACCTGGTCGACCGAGTCTCGAAGAAGGCCGCAGCCGAAGCCTCAGTCGCCTAA
- a CDS encoding XRE family transcriptional regulator, with translation MVSIGAELEDDEQQTDPLSIGRRIRFFRKQRGLTLHELGQEVGRAASQISTIENGKRETSVTLLATIAKALKTDVADLIDPAPIDERQALELEAERNQASPMYSSLGLPQVRIKSLPADALEAIVGLQRQLGEVLERRAATPEEARRANRELRDRMKEKNNYFADLEATAAELLDLVGYESGTVSQRQTALIAEKLGFSLHYVSDLPESTRSISDTANKRLYLPNADAAFDPRSHLLMSLAPHVLGYDSPKDFHEFLEQRVEANYLAAAILLPESAAVPMLEEEKRKRVLSVEHLRDMFGVGYEMAAHRFTNLATEHLGLPVHFMKVHNSGTIHKAYSNDGLPFPTDPLGAIEGQFACKRFTSRTVFRVADRFSPYYQYTDTPHGSFWCTARVLPGGDYAISVGVPFAHVRWFEGRESPIRSKSECPDPSCCRQAPEDLAEKWEDQALPSARMHASLLAAVPPGAVPGVDDTEVYEFLERHSG, from the coding sequence TTGGTCAGCATCGGAGCGGAACTCGAGGACGATGAGCAGCAGACCGATCCCTTGAGCATCGGCAGAAGAATTCGCTTTTTTCGCAAGCAGCGCGGATTGACCCTGCACGAGCTGGGGCAGGAAGTGGGGCGTGCAGCCTCGCAGATCTCGACGATCGAGAACGGCAAGCGAGAAACTTCTGTCACGCTCCTGGCGACCATCGCGAAAGCGCTGAAGACCGATGTCGCCGACCTCATCGACCCGGCCCCGATCGATGAGCGCCAGGCTCTCGAGCTCGAGGCCGAACGCAATCAGGCCTCGCCCATGTACTCGTCCCTGGGGCTGCCGCAGGTGCGGATCAAATCTCTGCCTGCCGATGCGCTCGAGGCGATCGTCGGTCTGCAGCGGCAGCTCGGGGAGGTCCTCGAACGCCGCGCGGCGACTCCCGAGGAAGCGAGGCGGGCGAACCGGGAGCTGCGGGATCGGATGAAGGAGAAGAACAACTACTTCGCCGATCTCGAGGCCACCGCCGCCGAGCTGCTCGACCTCGTCGGCTACGAATCGGGCACGGTCTCCCAGCGGCAGACGGCGCTCATCGCGGAGAAGCTCGGCTTCAGCCTCCACTACGTCTCGGACCTGCCCGAGTCGACCCGGTCGATCTCGGACACCGCGAACAAGCGGCTCTATCTGCCCAATGCCGATGCCGCCTTCGATCCGCGCTCCCATCTGCTCATGAGTCTGGCCCCGCACGTGCTCGGCTATGACTCCCCGAAGGACTTCCACGAGTTCCTCGAGCAGCGCGTGGAGGCGAACTACTTGGCCGCGGCGATCCTGCTGCCCGAGTCGGCAGCCGTGCCGATGCTCGAGGAGGAGAAGAGGAAGCGGGTGCTCTCGGTCGAGCATCTGCGCGATATGTTCGGCGTCGGCTACGAGATGGCCGCCCACCGGTTCACAAACCTCGCCACCGAGCATCTGGGCCTGCCCGTCCACTTCATGAAGGTCCACAACTCGGGCACGATCCACAAGGCGTACTCGAACGACGGCCTGCCGTTCCCCACCGACCCGCTCGGCGCGATCGAGGGCCAGTTCGCCTGCAAGCGCTTCACCTCCCGCACGGTCTTCCGCGTCGCCGACCGCTTCAGCCCCTACTACCAGTACACCGACACCCCGCACGGCTCGTTCTGGTGCACCGCACGCGTCCTGCCCGGCGGTGACTACGCCATCAGCGTCGGCGTCCCGTTCGCCCACGTCCGCTGGTTCGAAGGCCGGGAATCGCCGATCCGCTCGAAGTCCGAATGCCCGGACCCCTCGTGCTGCCGGCAGGCACCCGAAGACCTCGCGGAGAAATGGGAGGACCAGGCGCTGCCGTCGGCGCGCATGCACGCCTCCCTGCTGGCCGCCGTCCCGCCCGGCGCAGTGCCCGGCGTCGACGACACCGAGGTCTACGAATTCCTCGAACGCCACTCCGGTTGA